Proteins from a genomic interval of uncultured Methanocorpusculum sp.:
- the tgtA gene encoding tRNA guanosine(15) transglycosylase TgtA has product MTITFEVIHKDIAGRVGKLKAGDKAIRTPALLPVVNPHLQIIPPSEMKKIGVEGIITNAYIFSKSEEFRGPALEKGLHEVLDFDGLIMTDSGSFQMSVYGSVDITNEQTLSFQRDIGSDIWVPLDIPTHPDTERDEVIAQMEITMTRMKEAKELFGPDAPISGPVQGAVFEDLREYAGKTVSNMGFAYCPVGAVVPLMESYRYRELVDVVLAAKKGLNPGACVHLFGAGHPSMFALAAALGCDVFDSAAYALYAKEGRYITTYGTLKLDEMSELPCACPVCRSHTVEELKKSPDKQKLLAYHNLAVTKAEISRIRAAIQDGTLWELVDERCRAHPKLLDGYRRLLERVEEIEHLDRASKRRFFYRGSESCRRTEVTNYHAMIPRVKLSDVSLIAAGGPVPSRFEEVIEFKPPFGPLPYELAETFPAGPAEVPTWDEEMMKYGIKGLKGLLATNPDTKVTISTTAKWADLFRAEFPAAEVIT; this is encoded by the coding sequence ATGACAATAACATTCGAAGTGATCCATAAAGACATAGCGGGCCGCGTCGGTAAACTCAAAGCCGGCGACAAAGCTATCAGAACGCCTGCACTCCTCCCGGTCGTCAACCCCCACCTGCAGATAATCCCCCCGTCCGAAATGAAAAAGATAGGCGTTGAAGGAATCATCACGAACGCCTACATCTTTTCCAAAAGCGAAGAGTTCCGCGGCCCCGCCCTCGAAAAAGGCCTCCACGAGGTCCTCGACTTCGACGGCCTCATCATGACCGACTCCGGATCCTTCCAGATGTCCGTTTACGGAAGCGTCGATATCACGAACGAGCAGACCCTCTCCTTCCAGCGAGATATCGGAAGCGACATCTGGGTCCCGCTCGACATCCCGACCCACCCGGACACCGAACGGGACGAAGTCATCGCCCAGATGGAGATCACCATGACCCGAATGAAGGAAGCGAAGGAACTTTTCGGTCCCGACGCTCCCATCTCCGGTCCGGTCCAGGGAGCCGTCTTCGAAGACCTCCGCGAATATGCCGGGAAAACCGTCTCCAACATGGGCTTTGCCTACTGCCCGGTCGGCGCCGTCGTTCCCTTAATGGAAAGCTACCGGTACCGTGAACTCGTCGATGTCGTCCTCGCCGCGAAAAAAGGCCTCAATCCGGGAGCCTGCGTCCACCTCTTCGGTGCCGGTCACCCCTCGATGTTCGCTCTCGCCGCGGCTCTCGGCTGCGATGTCTTCGACTCCGCCGCCTACGCCCTTTATGCGAAGGAAGGACGCTACATCACGACCTACGGAACGCTCAAACTCGATGAGATGAGCGAACTGCCGTGCGCCTGCCCGGTCTGCCGCAGTCACACCGTCGAAGAGCTGAAAAAATCGCCGGACAAACAAAAGCTCCTCGCCTACCACAACCTCGCCGTCACCAAGGCCGAGATCTCGAGGATCCGTGCCGCCATCCAGGACGGGACCCTCTGGGAACTCGTCGACGAGCGGTGCCGCGCCCACCCCAAACTGCTCGACGGATACCGCAGACTCTTAGAGCGGGTCGAAGAGATCGAGCACCTCGACAGAGCGAGCAAGCGCAGGTTCTTCTACCGCGGCAGCGAATCGTGCCGCCGGACCGAGGTCACGAACTACCATGCAATGATCCCCCGCGTGAAACTCTCCGACGTCTCCCTCATTGCAGCCGGAGGGCCGGTCCCTTCCCGCTTTGAAGAAGTCATCGAGTTCAAGCCGCCGTTTGGCCCCCTGCCGTACGAACTTGCCGAGACCTTCCCGGCCGGACCCGCTGAGGTCCCGACCTGGGACGAAGAGATGATGAAGTACGGGATCAAGGGCCTCAAAGGACTGCTCGCCACCAACCCCGACACCAAAGTCACCATCTCCACCACGGCCAAATGGGCCGACCTTTTTAGAGCCGAATTCCCCGCGGCCGAGGTCATCACATGA
- a CDS encoding type 1 glutamine amidotransferase family protein, which yields MFTIYVYVLDTLADWEPGHVTAELNSGRFFKKGQEPVSLKTVSYSKEPIRTMGGMTIIPDCVIDDIVVSETSVLLLPGANTWNDQKHGAIIEKAREFLFCGATVCAICGATTALANVGLLDDRPHTSNGPGFLEMFCPGYKGQNFYVDKPSVADNNLITAGSTGGLLWAKQIIEHLGVFESNTLEAWYDYFSTGKPEYFFALMESLE from the coding sequence ATGTTTACAATCTATGTTTACGTTCTTGACACGTTAGCCGACTGGGAACCGGGGCATGTTACTGCTGAGCTGAATTCCGGTCGATTTTTCAAAAAGGGCCAGGAGCCCGTATCGCTCAAAACGGTCAGTTATTCCAAAGAACCGATCCGGACAATGGGCGGGATGACCATTATACCGGATTGCGTAATTGATGATATCGTGGTGAGTGAAACAAGCGTGTTGCTCTTACCGGGCGCAAATACCTGGAACGACCAAAAGCACGGCGCTATTATCGAGAAAGCACGCGAATTTCTCTTTTGCGGCGCTACGGTGTGTGCGATCTGCGGGGCTACCACGGCACTTGCCAACGTCGGACTGTTGGATGACCGTCCGCATACCAGTAATGGCCCGGGATTTCTGGAAATGTTTTGTCCCGGGTATAAAGGGCAGAATTTCTATGTAGACAAACCGTCTGTAGCGGATAACAATCTTATTACGGCAGGTTCGACCGGGGGTTTGTTGTGGGCGAAACAAATTATTGAACATTTAGGTGTTTTTGAATCGAACACGCTGGAAGCCTGGTATGATTACTTTAGTACCGGTAAGCCGGAATATTTCTTTGCCCTCATGGAGAGTTTGGAGTAG
- a CDS encoding TIGR00296 family protein, which translates to MHLLSQTEGQLALQAARLYAESAVTGKPPARVPELSGIFTEKRGVFVTLTKFGDLRGCIGFPFPVMPLGDAIKDATQHAAIHDPRFYPVNEGELRQIKIEVTVLTLPVLLECEPDQRPGAVIIGRHGLIAGMNGHTGLLLPQVAVEYGWDPEQFLSETCYKAGLPPNAWTNKSCNILTFEGQIFQE; encoded by the coding sequence ATGCATCTCCTCAGTCAGACCGAAGGACAGCTTGCCCTGCAGGCTGCACGACTCTACGCTGAGTCCGCAGTGACCGGAAAACCACCAGCACGGGTACCGGAACTCTCCGGCATCTTCACCGAAAAGCGGGGAGTCTTTGTAACGCTCACCAAATTCGGGGACCTCAGGGGATGCATCGGCTTTCCCTTCCCCGTCATGCCGCTCGGTGACGCCATCAAAGACGCCACACAGCATGCCGCCATCCACGACCCCAGGTTCTACCCCGTCAACGAAGGGGAACTCCGACAAATCAAGATCGAAGTCACCGTCCTCACCCTGCCCGTACTCCTCGAGTGCGAACCGGACCAGCGCCCCGGAGCCGTCATCATCGGACGACACGGACTCATCGCCGGAATGAACGGACACACCGGCCTCCTTCTTCCCCAGGTCGCCGTCGAATACGGCTGGGATCCCGAACAATTCCTCAGCGAAACCTGCTACAAAGCAGGTCTCCCCCCCAATGCATGGACAAACAAATCATGCAACATTCTCACCTTTGAAGGACAGATATTCCAGGAATAA
- a CDS encoding NAD(P)-dependent oxidoreductase: MNKETKSGLWHKYVSQDLSGKTIGIVGMGSIGRLVAKKMYYGFGCKILYYSRTRESDIEQEVDAEFVELHELCRLSDVITLHLPYTSDTQNIIDEKCINFMTRDTILINTSRAELVSPIALRDALVSRKINAAAFDCYYSGKLPSDPSEDTFGLMNLPDDKFILTPHAAYNTVSSNREVDRIALQNIVDIFNTGSCANRVV; the protein is encoded by the coding sequence ATGAATAAAGAGACGAAATCCGGTTTATGGCACAAGTATGTATCCCAGGATTTGTCTGGAAAAACCATTGGTATTGTTGGCATGGGAAGTATAGGCAGGTTAGTTGCGAAGAAAATGTACTACGGGTTTGGGTGTAAAATACTCTATTACAGCAGAACCCGCGAGTCTGATATTGAACAGGAAGTAGATGCAGAATTTGTAGAACTGCATGAATTATGTCGTTTATCGGATGTAATTACATTGCACCTCCCGTATACTTCGGATACTCAGAATATAATTGACGAAAAATGTATTAATTTCATGACCCGGGACACAATTTTAATTAATACCTCCCGGGCCGAGCTGGTGTCACCCATCGCTTTACGGGACGCATTAGTTTCCCGTAAGATCAATGCGGCGGCATTCGACTGTTATTATTCCGGAAAGTTACCCTCTGATCCATCGGAAGATACCTTTGGTTTGATGAATTTACCGGACGACAAATTCATTCTCACCCCGCATGCTGCATATAACACGGTGAGCAGTAATAGAGAGGTAGACAGGATCGCCTTGCAAAATATCGTGGATATATTCAATACTGGGTCTTGCGCTAATCGGGTAGTATAA